Part of the Virgibacillus natechei genome is shown below.
AGCTTGAAAGGAAAGCTTGCACTGATCAGTGATATACCTGGCGTAATGGAGACAATTTCAGGCAAGCAGGTGATCCATCCTGTGCTTACAAAAGAACAAATTGATGAAAAAATTAAAACGGGTGTTATCTATGGTGGAATGATTCCAAAAATAAAGTCGGCTATGGACGGATTATCGGCCGGCGCAACAGAATCCGTTATCTTAAATGGATTAACACCTGCTGATCTGAAAAATTATATAGAAGGAAAAGAAGCAGGCACAAAAATAATAGCCGAGAAGGAGGCAAATCATGTCTGAAACTGTGACAACTCCAACCACGTCAGCAGTAATGAATACGTACGGACGGTTTCCTATAACACTAGTAAAAGGAAAAGGCAGCTACGTGTGGGATGATAATGATGAAAAATTCCTTGATTACACTTCTGGCATCGCCACCTGCAATTTAGGGCATGTTCCAGAACAGGTTAAGTCTAAAGTTATGGAACAACTTGATACATTATGGCATTGTTCCAATCTCTATGATATACCTTCCCAACAAGAACTGGCAACTGTATTAGCAGAGAACAGTTGTTTTGATAAGGTGTTTTTTTGCAATAGTGGTGCGGAAGCAAATGAATCCGCGATTAAAATAGCAAAAAAATATGCGAAGGATAAAGGTCATTCGAAAAAGACAGAGTTCGTAACATTCCATAATTCATTTCATGGTCGTACAGGAACGACAATGGCAGCAACAGGACAGGAAAAAATTCAACAAGGGTTCACTCCGTTAACACCTGGCTTTCGTTATTTGCCATTTAATGATGCGAATGCGCTCGCGCAAATAAATGACCAACAAACAACTGCAGTTATTTTGGAACTCGTCCAGGGCGAAGGGGGAGTATACCCTGCCGAGCAAGCTTGGATTAAGCAGCTGGAAGCGTTATGTAAGAAGGAAGATATTCTACTAATTATAGATGAAATTCAAACAGGGATTGGAAGAACAGGGACATTGTTTGCCTATGAACAATATGGAATTGAGCCGGATGTTATAACGGTGGCAAAAGGATTAGGATCCGGTTTTCCAGTAGGTGCGATGCTAGCAAAAGAAGCTGTTGCTAATTCATTTCAGCCCGGAACCCATGGAAGTACCTTTGGCGGAAATCCACTAGCGATGAGTGCTGGCTTGGCAACCATAGATACAATTCTAAGCGAAGATATACTTCCGGAAGTAAGTGCTAAAGGGTTATGGTTAACGAGCAAATTAGAAGAATTGCAGCAGGAGTTTTCTAGTATTGAACAAGTAAGAGGTCTTGGCCTTCTAATAGGCATTCAATTGTCAACTGACGCGAAAGTTTTGATAAGTGAATGTAGAAAAAGAGGATTACTCGTTCTTCCTGCAGGAGCAAATGTACTCAGAGTTTTGCCTCCCTTAACCACAACATATGAAGAGTTAGAACGTTTTGTTGATACACTTAAGCAAATTTTAACCGAGTTAGAGGTGAGTTTACCATGACGAAGGGTTATCTTGTTTTAGAAACGGGTGAAGCATTCAGCGGGGATTGGATCGGTGCTGAGCGTGAGATAGCTGGGGAGCTCGTTTTTAATACGAGTATGACAGGGTATCAGGAAATGGTAACAGATCCATCCTACGCAGGACAAATTTTAACATTTACCTATCCTTCCATTGGCAATTGTGGTGTTAACGGGGAAGATGAGGAAAGTAAAAGTATCTCCGTTTCAGCCGTGATTGCAAGCGATATTTGTGAGGAACCTAGTCATTATCAATCGACTAGAACGTTTTCAGAGGAATTAAAGCAGGCGAATATTCCTGGCCTAACGAATGTGGATACACGTGCATTAGTTGCGGTTATTCGTAAACATCATACCGTTCGTGGGAAAATTGTCGCAGAATGGAATAAGGATTCACCGCTAATCGAATGGAAAGAGAAGGACAGTCTGGGTTTAATACGTGATGTTGCAATAAAGAGGTCCGAAACGTATGGAAATGGATCGTATCATGTGGTTCTCGTTGACTTTGGTTATAAAAAATCTATTGTAGATGCTTTACTGGAACAAAATTGTACCGTAACAATCGTTCCGTATGATACATCATTAGAAGCAATTGAAGCACTTGATCCAGACGGAATCTTATTAAGCAATGGACCTGGAGATCCAATCGAGATGACGACTTTTCTCCTAAAGATAAAAACATTGACCAAAAATTATCCTACACTAGGTATTGGTTTGGGGCACCAGCTTATTGCATTAGCTCATGGTGGAAAAACGAAGAAAATGCCTGTTGGACATCGTGGGGGTAATTATCCGGTAAAAGAGTTAGGAACAGGTAAAGTTCGAATGACATCACAAAATCATGGTTATGTAGTGGAAGAAGACAGTGTGGATAACCAGGTTTTTCAAGCAATATTCCGAAACGTAAATGATAAGTCTCTCGAAGGGATGAAGCATGTCAGTCTTCCTGTTCAATCGGTTCAATTTCATCCGGAAGCACATCCAGGCCCAAGTGATACAGCATATATTTTTGAAAGATTTGTACAACAGGTAGCTACATGGGGAGGGAGCAAGTATGCGGAAACATCACTCATTCAATAAAGTTTTGGTAATTGGTTCCGGCCCAATCGTAATTGGTCAGGCAGCAGAATTTGACTATGCTGGTACACAAGCTTGTCTGGCATTAAAAGAAGAAGGCATTGAAGTTGTCTTAGTAAATAATAACCCAGCAACGATAATGACGGATAAAGATATAGCGGATCATGTTTACATGGAACCTCTCCAAGTGGATACATTGGAAAAAGTTATTGCAGAAGAAAAGCCTGATGGAATGATCGGAACATTGGGCGGGCAAACGGGACTAAACTTAACCGTGGAACTTTATGAGAAAGGTATTCTTGACCACTATAATGTGGAGCTGTTAGGTACGTCCGTCCCGTCGATACAAAAGGGCGAGAGTCGAGAGTTATTTCGTAACCTTATGCTAGAGATTGATGAACCCATTTCTGATTCAAAAATTATCGAATCCGTCGAAGAAGGAATTGAATTTATCCAGGAGATTGGTTATCCAGTAATCTTACGCCCTGCCTATACGCTTGGAGGTGAAGGTGGGGGATTTGCATATAATGATGCGGAATATGTAGATTTTCTAAATAAAGGATTATCATTAAGCCCAATTAATCAGGTGCTAGTCGAGAAAAGTATTAAAGGATGGAAAGAAATTGAATATGAAGTAATGCGAGATGCTAATGATACCTGTGTGATAGTTTGTAATATGGAGAACATGGATCCTGTAGGTGTTCATACTGGGGATTCGATTGTAACTGCACCTTCTCAAACGTTATCAGATGTTCAGTATCAGATGTTGCGAACCTCTTCACTTAAGGTTATCCGTGCTTTAGATGTTGTTGGAGGTTGCAATATTCAATTTGCCCTGAACCCAGAATCCAATGAGTATTGTATTATCGAAGTAAATCCACGGGTAAGCAGGTCGTCGGCATTAGCGTCAAAAGCTACTGGTTATCCAATTGCTCGTATCGCTACAAAATGTGCCATTGGCTACCCATTAGATGAGATTCTTAACCCGATTACGGGAAATACGTATGCATCGTTTGAACCAGCCTTGGATTATGTTGTCGTAAAGCTACCACGTTTTCCATTTGATAAATTCACAGAGGCAGACCGAACGCTAGGAACACAAATGAAAGCTACTGGTGAAGTAATGGCGATTGATCGAACATTTGAAGGAGCGCTGAATAAGGCAATCCGTTCTTTAGAAATGAATGTGTACAGTCTTCATTGGCCAGGAATGAATGTATATAGTCAGGATAAACTAACGGAACTTCTTTCAACGCCTAACGATTTACGACTATTTGCTATTGCTGAAGCTTTTACAAGGGAAATGAAATTGGATGACTTGATCAAATTAACAGCAATTGATTGCTGGTTTCTAAGAAAAATTCAAAAAATAATCCAATTTGAACAATCGCTGCTAGCGTATAGTTGGCCACATGTACCGGAGGAAA
Proteins encoded:
- a CDS encoding carbamoyl phosphate synthase small subunit, translated to MTKGYLVLETGEAFSGDWIGAEREIAGELVFNTSMTGYQEMVTDPSYAGQILTFTYPSIGNCGVNGEDEESKSISVSAVIASDICEEPSHYQSTRTFSEELKQANIPGLTNVDTRALVAVIRKHHTVRGKIVAEWNKDSPLIEWKEKDSLGLIRDVAIKRSETYGNGSYHVVLVDFGYKKSIVDALLEQNCTVTIVPYDTSLEAIEALDPDGILLSNGPGDPIEMTTFLLKIKTLTKNYPTLGIGLGHQLIALAHGGKTKKMPVGHRGGNYPVKELGTGKVRMTSQNHGYVVEEDSVDNQVFQAIFRNVNDKSLEGMKHVSLPVQSVQFHPEAHPGPSDTAYIFERFVQQVATWGGSKYAETSLIQ
- a CDS encoding acetylornithine transaminase, whose protein sequence is MSETVTTPTTSAVMNTYGRFPITLVKGKGSYVWDDNDEKFLDYTSGIATCNLGHVPEQVKSKVMEQLDTLWHCSNLYDIPSQQELATVLAENSCFDKVFFCNSGAEANESAIKIAKKYAKDKGHSKKTEFVTFHNSFHGRTGTTMAATGQEKIQQGFTPLTPGFRYLPFNDANALAQINDQQTTAVILELVQGEGGVYPAEQAWIKQLEALCKKEDILLIIDEIQTGIGRTGTLFAYEQYGIEPDVITVAKGLGSGFPVGAMLAKEAVANSFQPGTHGSTFGGNPLAMSAGLATIDTILSEDILPEVSAKGLWLTSKLEELQQEFSSIEQVRGLGLLIGIQLSTDAKVLISECRKRGLLVLPAGANVLRVLPPLTTTYEELERFVDTLKQILTELEVSLP